The following coding sequences lie in one Sphingopyxis macrogoltabida genomic window:
- a CDS encoding indolepyruvate ferredoxin oxidoreductase family protein, with protein sequence MDHGIGISLDDKWTQPKGRIFLSGTQAIVRVLLAQADLDKRAGLDTAGYISGYRGSPLGNVDTALWSVKNRLAEAGVVFQPGVNEDIAATAVAGTQQIDQLPGARHEGVFAAWYGKGPGVDRSGDAFKHGNYAGAHAKGGVLVFFGDDHAGKSSTVAFQSEQAIVASSIPILYPADPGELIEYGLFGYALSRHSGSWVSIKCVNEIVEQAGTFDIDLDGFAASLPDLPSPPPEGIHARRRALSPLRDEQIVNEHRMPLIGPFIRANRIDRTIFRGPAPRLGLVAAGKSYGDTRQALEILGLDEDACLGLGVALYKPGCVWPLEADGLVEFSQGLHSLFVIEEKKAFVEIQAASIFINRDGAPRIVGKRDEAGQTIFSETISLEPAAIALAICDRLELLAPLPAHLTDIRDRLRGKSGSVPVPLDVRRAPFFCSGCPHTRSTRIPEGSHAMSGIGCHGMVSFVRPEETLTPMQMGAEGANWLGMAPFTDLPHIFQNMGDGTYYHSGLLAIRAAVASGANITYKILYNDAVAMTGGQPVDGPLSVAEIAQQLRHEGVGRIVVLSDNPDYHRRTGGFPEGVAIGHRDTLDAVQRELREITGVTGLIYEQTCAAEKRRRRKRGTFPNPAKRMFIAHQVCEGCGDCSEQSSCVSIAPRETELGRKRMIDQSSCNKDFSCNRGFCPSFITVYDAEPRKPEGVAIDESWFGDIPAPMPAAIENGSFNLMVAGIGGTGVITVGALLGMAAHIDGKAASLFDMTGLAQKNGAVYSHIRIAETPEAIRTQRIGAGEADLLVAFDMVAALAPEALNSLAEGRTTAIANIDVSPTAALQRDRDFRLEPEVLHARLARAIGSGAVHAAGASDLALRLTGDTISANLMMVGIALQKGLLPVTLAAVEKAVALNGVAIAQNLKALALGRLIAAHPERIAAALEKEERPAAELPKDLPAIVAHRAAHLARYQDEALAARYRDLVDRVEAAERSADPASTAIATIVANNYAKVLAIKDEYEVARLLTDPALRAELDATFAPGGRIAFNLAPPIFGGAGPGERPRKREFPAWIMMPALRVLSLGKAIRGSWIDPFARTAERRDERRLASDYAALVERMISRMGELDREAVAKLLDRVREVRGFGPVKQDAMDRYFAEIGPAEAGVAPAASRARDVLSID encoded by the coding sequence ATGGACCATGGGATCGGCATATCGCTCGACGATAAATGGACGCAGCCGAAAGGCCGGATATTCCTGAGCGGGACGCAGGCGATCGTCCGCGTGTTGCTTGCCCAAGCCGACCTCGACAAGCGCGCTGGGCTCGACACGGCAGGCTATATCAGCGGCTATCGCGGCTCTCCCCTCGGCAATGTCGACACCGCGCTCTGGTCGGTCAAGAACCGGCTTGCGGAGGCGGGCGTGGTCTTCCAGCCGGGCGTCAACGAAGACATCGCCGCGACTGCGGTTGCCGGCACGCAGCAGATCGACCAGCTACCCGGCGCGCGGCACGAAGGCGTATTCGCCGCATGGTACGGCAAGGGACCCGGAGTCGACCGCTCGGGCGATGCGTTCAAGCACGGCAATTACGCGGGCGCACATGCGAAGGGCGGCGTGCTCGTCTTCTTCGGCGACGATCACGCCGGGAAATCCTCGACCGTCGCCTTCCAGAGCGAGCAGGCCATCGTCGCGAGCAGCATCCCGATCCTTTATCCCGCCGATCCCGGCGAACTCATCGAATATGGCCTTTTCGGGTATGCGCTTTCGCGCCACAGCGGCTCGTGGGTCTCGATCAAGTGCGTGAACGAGATCGTCGAACAGGCGGGGACGTTCGACATCGATCTCGACGGTTTTGCCGCGTCGCTGCCCGATCTTCCGTCACCCCCGCCGGAAGGCATCCACGCGCGGCGGCGGGCCCTCTCACCGCTCCGCGACGAGCAGATCGTCAACGAGCATCGCATGCCGCTCATCGGGCCCTTCATCAGGGCGAACCGCATCGACCGGACAATTTTCCGCGGACCGGCTCCGCGCCTCGGGCTCGTCGCAGCGGGCAAGAGCTACGGCGACACACGCCAGGCGCTCGAGATCCTCGGCCTCGACGAGGATGCCTGCCTCGGGCTCGGCGTCGCCCTGTACAAGCCCGGTTGCGTCTGGCCGCTCGAGGCGGACGGCCTCGTCGAATTCTCGCAAGGGCTGCACAGCCTCTTCGTAATCGAGGAAAAAAAGGCCTTCGTCGAAATCCAGGCCGCATCGATCTTCATCAACCGCGACGGCGCCCCGCGCATCGTCGGTAAGCGCGACGAGGCCGGGCAGACGATCTTCTCCGAGACCATCTCGCTCGAACCCGCCGCGATCGCGCTTGCCATCTGCGACCGGCTCGAACTTCTTGCGCCCCTTCCGGCACATCTCACCGATATCCGGGACCGGCTGCGCGGCAAGAGCGGAAGCGTACCCGTTCCGCTCGACGTTCGCCGCGCGCCTTTCTTCTGCTCGGGCTGTCCGCACACCCGGTCGACGCGCATCCCCGAGGGCAGTCACGCGATGTCGGGAATCGGCTGCCATGGCATGGTATCCTTCGTCCGGCCCGAAGAGACGCTGACCCCGATGCAGATGGGCGCCGAAGGCGCAAACTGGCTCGGGATGGCGCCGTTTACCGACTTGCCGCACATCTTCCAGAATATGGGCGACGGGACCTATTATCACTCAGGCCTCCTCGCCATCCGCGCCGCCGTCGCCTCGGGCGCCAACATCACATACAAGATCCTCTACAATGATGCGGTCGCGATGACCGGAGGCCAGCCCGTCGACGGACCGCTGAGCGTCGCCGAGATCGCACAGCAATTGCGGCACGAAGGCGTCGGGCGCATCGTCGTTCTCAGCGACAATCCCGATTACCACCGGCGGACGGGCGGCTTCCCCGAGGGCGTCGCGATCGGCCACCGCGACACACTCGATGCGGTGCAGCGCGAGCTGCGCGAGATCACCGGCGTCACCGGGCTGATCTACGAACAGACCTGCGCGGCGGAAAAGCGCCGGCGCCGCAAGCGCGGCACATTTCCCAATCCCGCCAAGCGCATGTTCATCGCGCACCAGGTCTGCGAGGGTTGCGGCGATTGCTCGGAGCAGTCGAGCTGCGTCAGCATCGCGCCGCGCGAGACCGAACTTGGCCGGAAGCGCATGATCGACCAGTCGAGCTGCAACAAGGATTTCAGCTGCAACCGCGGCTTCTGCCCTTCCTTCATCACCGTTTATGACGCCGAGCCGCGCAAGCCCGAAGGGGTTGCGATTGATGAAAGCTGGTTCGGTGACATACCGGCGCCGATGCCGGCTGCGATCGAAAATGGGAGCTTCAATCTGATGGTCGCCGGGATCGGGGGCACGGGCGTGATTACCGTCGGCGCGCTCCTCGGCATGGCCGCTCATATCGACGGCAAGGCCGCCTCGCTCTTCGACATGACAGGCCTCGCCCAGAAGAATGGCGCCGTCTACAGCCATATCCGGATCGCAGAAACGCCGGAGGCCATCAGGACGCAGCGTATCGGCGCCGGGGAAGCCGATCTCCTCGTGGCATTCGATATGGTCGCGGCCCTCGCCCCGGAGGCTCTCAACAGTCTCGCCGAGGGACGGACGACGGCGATCGCGAACATCGACGTATCGCCAACCGCTGCGCTCCAGCGCGACCGCGACTTCCGGCTCGAGCCCGAGGTGCTTCACGCGCGGCTCGCACGCGCGATCGGCAGTGGCGCCGTGCACGCCGCGGGCGCGAGCGACCTTGCGCTGCGGCTCACCGGCGATACGATTTCGGCCAATCTCATGATGGTCGGCATCGCCCTCCAGAAGGGGCTGCTGCCTGTGACCTTGGCAGCCGTCGAGAAAGCCGTGGCGCTCAACGGCGTCGCGATCGCGCAGAATCTGAAGGCCCTCGCCCTCGGCCGCCTGATCGCGGCCCATCCCGAGCGCATCGCCGCCGCCCTGGAGAAGGAGGAACGCCCCGCGGCCGAGTTGCCCAAAGACCTGCCCGCAATCGTCGCGCACCGCGCGGCGCACCTCGCGCGCTACCAGGACGAGGCGCTCGCCGCGCGCTACCGCGACCTCGTCGATCGCGTGGAAGCCGCCGAACGGTCGGCAGACCCCGCATCGACCGCGATCGCGACCATCGTTGCCAACAATTATGCGAAGGTCCTCGCGATCAAGGACGAGTATGAAGTCGCGCGCCTGCTAACCGACCCCGCGCTCAGGGCCGAGCTCGACGCGACCTTTGCCCCGGGCGGACGCATCGCGTTCAATCTCGCGCCGCCGATCTTTGGCGGTGCCGGCCCGGGCGAACGTCCGCGCAAGCGGGAGTTCCCGGCCTGGATCATGATGCCGGCGCTGCGTGTCCTCTCGCTCGGCAAGGCGATCCGCGGAAGCTGGATCGATCCCTTCGCCCGCACCGCCGAACGGCGGGACGAGCGGCGCCTCGCCTCCGACTATGCGGCTCTTGTCGAGCGAATGATTTCGCGGATGGGCGAACTCGACCGCGAAGCTGTAGCGAAGCTCCTCGACCGGGTGCGCGAGGTTCGGGGCTTCGGCCCGGTGAAGCAGGACGCGATGGACAGATATTTTGCCGAGATCGGTCCGGCCGAGGCTGGCGTAGCGCCCGCGGCCAGCCGCGCGAGAGACGTTCTCTCGATCGATTAG
- a CDS encoding aromatic-ring-hydroxylating dioxygenase subunit beta, with protein MSAEMLAEARALVLMEGWHLDNREWDEWLALYVPDAVYWLPCWLDEDRLTTDPQREMSLIYYANKTGLEDRVYRIRTEQSLASTPMPRTCHITNVVRAIEEDGEIRVDSNWMVHSYRLEVAHCFFGQQTHRLRKTDDGLKIASRRVVLANDIIPNVLDIYSV; from the coding sequence ATGAGCGCGGAGATGTTGGCGGAAGCCCGTGCGCTCGTTTTGATGGAAGGTTGGCACCTCGATAACCGCGAATGGGACGAGTGGCTCGCGCTCTATGTTCCCGACGCGGTCTACTGGCTTCCGTGCTGGCTCGACGAAGACCGGCTGACCACCGATCCGCAGCGCGAGATGTCGCTCATCTACTACGCCAACAAGACCGGCCTCGAGGATCGCGTGTACCGCATCCGGACCGAGCAGTCGCTGGCCTCGACGCCGATGCCGCGCACGTGCCACATCACCAATGTGGTGCGGGCGATCGAGGAGGACGGCGAAATCCGCGTCGATTCCAACTGGATGGTGCACAGCTACCGGCTGGAAGTCGCGCATTGCTTCTTCGGTCAGCAGACGCACCGGCTCCGCAAGACCGACGACGGGCTGAAGATAGCGTCGCGCCGCGTCGTGCTGGCGAACGATATCATTCCCAACGTCCTCGACATCTACAGCGTTTAA
- a CDS encoding Rieske 2Fe-2S domain-containing protein produces the protein MAANQDLLDGLLDENEAEGLFRINRRMFTDERIFDLELEHIFAGNWVYLAHESQLPKPNDFFTGHIGRQPIIITRDKEGEIGAFLNACQHRGATVELRRCGNKKLFICPFHGWSYSNTGRLVSCGDVMEAGYTDAFDKSALGLQRLPRVESYRGFIFGSLRADVQSLEDYLGAAKAFIDLIVDQDDNGEIELIPGPQTYTYDGNWKLQAENGVDGYHVGMIHGNYVLTTKNRARIAADNDVVEPVDVAGFSNLPGGYYAFENGHAVLWNELPNPEVRPSYAKRDLYVAKYGEERAHWMTHTWRNLFIFPNLFLMDQMSSQIRTFRPLSLSKTEVKAFAFAPKSEDPAIRPKRIRQYEDFFNASGLATPDDLAAFNATQAGFQANDAEWSDVSRGARNVIVGADERARALGFEPQFCGTQLQDEGLFLNQHRNWLRQLREGQERSAEQALEAAE, from the coding sequence ATGGCAGCTAATCAGGACCTGCTGGACGGGCTTCTCGATGAGAATGAGGCAGAGGGCCTGTTCCGGATAAACCGGCGGATGTTCACCGACGAGCGCATCTTCGACCTCGAACTCGAGCATATCTTCGCAGGCAACTGGGTCTATCTCGCGCACGAGAGCCAGCTCCCGAAGCCCAACGATTTCTTCACCGGCCATATCGGCCGTCAGCCGATCATCATCACCCGCGACAAGGAGGGCGAGATCGGCGCCTTCCTCAACGCCTGCCAGCACCGCGGCGCCACCGTCGAATTGCGGAGGTGCGGTAACAAGAAGCTCTTCATCTGCCCGTTCCACGGCTGGAGCTATTCGAACACCGGCCGCCTGGTGAGCTGCGGCGACGTGATGGAGGCAGGCTATACCGATGCCTTTGACAAGAGTGCGCTTGGCCTGCAGCGCCTTCCGCGCGTCGAAAGCTATCGCGGGTTCATTTTCGGCAGTCTTCGCGCCGACGTGCAGTCGCTTGAGGATTATCTCGGGGCGGCGAAGGCCTTCATCGACCTGATCGTCGACCAGGACGACAATGGCGAGATCGAACTGATCCCGGGGCCGCAAACCTACACGTATGACGGTAACTGGAAGCTCCAGGCCGAGAATGGCGTCGACGGCTATCATGTCGGGATGATCCACGGCAATTATGTGCTCACGACCAAGAACCGGGCCCGTATCGCCGCGGACAATGACGTGGTCGAGCCGGTCGATGTCGCGGGCTTCAGCAACCTGCCGGGCGGCTATTATGCCTTTGAGAACGGCCATGCCGTTCTATGGAACGAGCTTCCCAATCCAGAGGTGCGGCCGTCCTACGCCAAGCGCGACCTGTATGTCGCGAAATATGGAGAAGAGCGCGCGCACTGGATGACGCACACTTGGCGCAACCTCTTCATCTTCCCGAACCTCTTCTTGATGGACCAGATGAGCAGCCAGATCCGTACTTTCCGTCCGCTGTCGCTCAGCAAGACCGAGGTAAAGGCCTTCGCATTCGCACCGAAGAGCGAAGATCCGGCGATCCGGCCGAAGCGCATCCGCCAGTATGAGGATTTCTTCAACGCCTCAGGGCTCGCGACGCCCGACGATCTCGCGGCGTTCAACGCGACGCAAGCCGGGTTCCAGGCCAATGACGCCGAGTGGAGCGACGTATCGCGCGGCGCGCGCAATGTCATCGTCGGCGCCGACGAGCGTGCGCGCGCTCTGGGGTTCGAGCCGCAATTTTGCGGGACGCAACTCCAGGACGAGGGGCTGTTCCTCAACCAGCACCGCAACTGGCTGCGCCAATTGCGCGAGGGACAGGAACGCTCTGCCGAGCAGGCCCTGGAGGCTGCCGAATGA
- a CDS encoding GntR family transcriptional regulator yields MGQARRNERETFFPVELVSQGTVADPSGKAGRIANEIERRMMVGEYKFGETLSATQLARQFDTSRQPVSAALAHLRSSGFVEVLPQVGYRVVSPSATEISDFFVALAKLEAAAAAFAARRYEGDEADQLVTIAERGDPNSLETTAQRQGYVANLNDYQRMLWTMARSPALDGRVSGMRRLASFYLWQGMTTLVPPSAHLLIMERAEIARAIKARDVTRAEILMEKHVAHKPHLNGFLLNNAT; encoded by the coding sequence ATGGGTCAGGCACGTCGCAACGAGCGCGAGACCTTCTTTCCCGTCGAACTGGTGAGCCAGGGGACGGTCGCAGATCCGTCCGGCAAGGCGGGCCGTATCGCCAACGAAATCGAGCGGCGAATGATGGTCGGCGAATATAAGTTCGGCGAAACCCTCTCAGCGACACAGCTCGCGCGGCAGTTCGATACCAGCCGTCAGCCGGTCAGCGCCGCCCTTGCCCATCTGCGCAGCAGCGGCTTCGTCGAGGTGCTGCCCCAGGTGGGTTACCGGGTGGTCTCGCCATCCGCGACGGAGATCAGCGACTTTTTCGTCGCGCTCGCCAAGCTCGAAGCCGCGGCCGCCGCATTCGCCGCCCGCCGCTATGAGGGAGACGAGGCCGATCAGCTCGTCACCATCGCCGAACGGGGTGATCCCAATTCGCTGGAAACAACCGCCCAGCGTCAGGGCTATGTGGCAAACCTCAACGACTATCAGCGGATGCTGTGGACCATGGCACGCTCCCCTGCCCTCGACGGCCGGGTCTCCGGGATGCGCCGCCTTGCCAGCTTCTATCTCTGGCAGGGGATGACCACCTTGGTACCGCCCTCGGCGCATCTCCTCATCATGGAGCGCGCCGAAATCGCGCGCGCCATCAAGGCACGCGACGTGACGCGCGCCGAAATCCTCATGGAAAAGCATGTGGCGCACAAGCCGCATCTCAACGGGTTCCTGTTGAACAACGCCACCTGA